One window of the Benincasa hispida cultivar B227 chromosome 3, ASM972705v1, whole genome shotgun sequence genome contains the following:
- the LOC120073305 gene encoding CBL-interacting protein kinase 2-like, with protein sequence MENKGAILMERYELGRLLGQGTFAKVYYARDIKTGMSVAIKVIDKEKILKVGMIDQIKREISVMRLVKHPNVVELYEVMASKTKIYFVMEYVKGGELFNKVSKGKLKEAVARKYFWQLISAVDYCHSRGVCHRDLKPENLLLDEHGNLKVSDFGLSALAESKRQDGLLHTTCGTPAYVAPEVINRRGYDGCKADIWSCGVILFVLLAGYLPFHDPNLMEMYKKIGKGEFKFPNWFAPEVRKLLSKILDPNPNTRISIAKIMGSSWLRREFSVKPQFNAAEEVKEVAPSDVDADFVSTAENRDSIRESKQEMEKPLNLNAFDIISLSSGFDLSGLFEETDLKKEVRFTSNKPASTIISKLQDVAKCLKLKIKKKDRGLLKIEGCKEGRKGAVCIDAEIFEVTPSFHIVEMKKSNGDTLEYRKIMKDDIRPALKDIVWTWQGELQQRQPLQAEQQGQEVQQQSSNSL encoded by the coding sequence ATGGAGAACAAAGGAGCTATCTTGATGGAACGTTATGAATTAGGAAGGCTGCTGGGGCAGGGGACCTTTGCCAAGGTTTACTATGCTAGAGACATTAAAACTGGCATGAGTGTGGCTATTAAAGTGATTGACAAAGAGAAGATCTTGAAGGTTGGAATGATTGATCAAATCAAGAGGGAGATCTCTGTTATGAGATTAGTTAAGCACCCCAACGTTGTTGAGCTTTATGAGGTTATGGCaagtaaaactaaaatttacTTCGTCATGGAATATGTCAAAGGCGGTGAACTATTCAATAAGGTATCCAAAGGAAAGCTTAAAGAAGCTGTTGCACGGAAATATTTTTGGCAGCTGATCAGTGCTGTTGATTATTGCCACAGTAGGGGGGTATGCCATCGAGATTTGAAACCAGAAAATTTACTATTGGATGAACATGGTAATCTGAAGGTTTCTGATTTTGGGTTGAGTGCTCTTGCTGAATCTAAACGGCAAGATGGATTGCTCCATACAACGTGTGGAACACCTGCTTATGTAGCTCCAGAAGTCATTAACAGGAGAGGTTATGATGGATGCAAAGCTGATATTTGGTCGTGTGGAGTGATTTTATTCGTTCTATTGGCCGGTTATCTCCCATTCCATGATCCTAATCTTATGGAGATGTATAAGAAGATTGGAAAAGGAGAATTTAAATTTCCCAACTGGTTTGCACCAGAGGTGCGCAAGCTATTGTCAAAGATTTTGGATCCCAACCCAAATACCAGGATATCTATTGCCAAAATCATGGGAAGTTCTTGGTTAAGGAGGGAGTTCAGTGTAAAACCACAGTTTAATGCAGCAGAGGAAGTGAAAGAAGTGGCTCCTTCAGACGTTGATGCAGATTTTGTGTCTACAGCTGAGAACAGAGACTCCATTAGAGAGTCGAAGCAAGAAATGGAAAAGCcattgaatttgaatgcttttgACATAATCTCCTTGTCATCGGGTTTCGATTTGTCTGGATTGTTCGAGGAGACTGATCTAAAGAAAGAAGTGAGATTCACATCGAACAAGCCTGCTTCCACGATAATCTCAAAACTGCAAGACGTTGCGAAGtgtctaaaattgaaaatcaagAAGAAGGACAGGGGCCTACTGAAGATTGAAGGGTGTAAAGAAGGTCGAAAAGGAGCCGTATGTATCGATGCAGAGATTTTTGAGGTTACCCCATCATTCCATATTGTGGAAATGAAGAAATCAAACGGAGATACTTTGGAATATCGCAAGATAATGAAAGACGATATTAGACCCGCTCTGAAGGACATTGTCTGGACCTGGCAAGGCGAACTGCAACAGAGACAGCCATTACAAGCAGAACAACAAGGACAAGAAGTGCAACAACAATCTTCTAATTCATTATAA